In the genome of Segnochrobactrum spirostomi, the window GACATCCCCGACCCATCGTGGTGGGGGCAGGCTCGGACCACGGACGATGGGTCAGTGGATCCGATCCTGGTCGGATAATGGTGGGGCGAGAGATCGGTTCCACCGCTTGGGTGCGATTGTCCGAACAGCCAATCTGGCACGCAAATATGTTCCGGCGACCGCAAAAGGGGGCCGGCCAGGCAAAGCCACCGCGCGTGGCGGTCGGTGCGCAGATGTGAAGAACGCGTCGCGGGCCGCATGCATCGGTCACGAAATGTGCATCCGAGCGCATGAAGGCGCGACGACGGCGAACGGTATGATCCCATCGGTCTGCCCCGAATGGAGTTCGCCTGCCCACCTCAGCTTTTAGGAAGTGGCGGATGCGCCCGCAAGCATCGGCACACCTCTCGGGGCGGGCGAGGCGTTCCTGTCCGCTAACGATCCGGTGATCCGGACAGCCAGATCTGAGGGTCGAGACGCGCATCCGATTGGTATTGCAGCCAGCCGAACAGGGTGGCGCCGGCGAGCGCCAGGCCGATCAGGATCACCAAAATTCCCCCCTGGCGGTTGCCGGGGCGCCGGCGCGCCTTGAGATCGAACCGTTCGTCGCGGCCGCCCGGCACCGATCCCGCCGCATCGGACCACGGTGAGGGGCCGACTTGCGGTGGCGCCGCCGGTCGGTCTTCCCGCCAGTTCGGCGAGAGCTGCGTCATCGTTCATGCCTCCGTCGGGGGCGGCGGTCGGGCGCAGCCGGAACCACCGCGCTCGGCCGTGCCACTTGTCCAGCCGAGCCTATTTCCGCCAACGACCGGACGGTGTCGGAGTTCCTTAAGGGGGCTCATATTCACCGGTCCACGCTCACACGCTCGCGGCGACCCGGCTGCTGCCGCGGTGGGCCTTCGCCCGGAAGAAAAGTGCCTGAGAGATCACTGCCTTGAGGGTGTCGGTCTGGAACGGTTTGGTGATGAGGAAGGCCGGCTCCGGCCGATCACCGGTAAGGAGACGCTCGGGATAGGCGGTGACGAAGATCACCGGCACGTCGAAGTCGCCGAGGATATCGTTGACGGCATCGAGGCCGGATGAGCCGTCGGCGAGCTGGATGTCGGCAAGCACCAGACCCGGCCGCTGGCCCTTGACGATGTCGAGTGCCTCCGAATGTGTGCGGGCGACGCCGACGACCCGGTGGCCGAGGGATTCCACGAGAGCCTCGAGGTCCATCGCGATGATCGGCTCGTCCTCGATGATGAGAACCTCCGTCGCGACCTGCGAGATGATCTCCTCGCCCGCCCGGGCGAGCAGAGTGCGCACCTCTCCGGCATCCTTGCCGAGGATGACCGCAACATCCTCCACATCGAAGCCTTCGACGGTGGTGAGCAGGAAGGCCTGACGGCTTGGCGGGGTCATCGCCGCCAACGAGAGCTCGCCGTCTGGAACGTCATCGTCCGTCCGTTCGTTATGCGCTCGAAGCGCGGTCCAAACGGCAATGAAATGGCGATAGAGGGCGGCCTTCGGGGCAAGCGTCTGGTCGAAGGACGCCGGGTCCGCGACGAGGGCTTCGAGAGCCGCGACGACATAGGCATCGCCGCTCTTCTGATTGCCCGCCAGCGCGCGGGCGAAGCGCCGAAGATAGGGCAGGTGCGGGGCGATGGCATGCGAGATCGACATTAGGCCTCCGTGCGGCGTGTAGAGCCTTGTTGGTCCCCGGCACGCGAGACGGCACCGGTACGCGTCCGTTGAACGTCGGCCTCGTGCGGTCGGTTCCACCGCTTCGTAGCGTTCACGCCATCGTGTTCCCGTCACGGCGCCGCGTGAAAATCACGGGCGAAAATGTGTAGCGAGGCGGAACCAACCCGCCGTGCGTCCGTTAGGGTTGGCGGCGTTTCAGTACGCGCGGGGGCGTGGCCGACGCCGTAGGGCGAATTGGGTGGGACGAACTGGGCAGGGAAGACGTGGGCAGGCAATGGACCGAGGACCGCGCGAGGCAGACCGGCGAGGCACATGCGCAAAGCGAGGAGCGCGGCCGCGGACAAAGGAATTTGCAGCGTATGAGTGACATGGAAATGAGTGGGCGCTCAGATGGCGGAACTCCGGCGGGCGCTGGGAAGCCGGCTGGCGGGTCGCCTCCGGGTCGCGAGGCCGCAGCCTTCGGCAGCGACCTTCAATCGTCCATCGGGCGGCAACTGCGCTCGATGTACAACGATCTGCTGCAAGAGCCGGTGCCGGACCGTTTCCTCCAGCTTCTTGCCGATCTCGATGGCAAGGAGGCAGAGACGGAGGCCGGCGACGCGGCGACGGGCGGCGAGCCCGCCACCGACGGCCTCTCGATCAAGGAGGGCGACCGATGACCGGCGACGCCCAGGCCAAGGCCCATGGGGACGCCTCGGTGCGTCACGAGCTGATCGCCGCGATCCCCAATTTGCGCGCCTTCGCGGTGTCGCTGTGCGGCCAGTCCACGCTCGCCGACGATCTGGTTCAGGAAACGCTCGTCAAGGCGTGGGCGAACCTCGCCTCGTTCACGGTCGGGACCAACCTCAAGGCGTGGCTCTTCACCATTCTCCGCAACGTCTATTATTCGGAACTGCGGAAGCGTCGGCGCGAGGTCGAGGATGCCGACGGAGATTATGCAGCCCGCCTCTCCACCCACGGCGCCCAGAACGGGCACATGGACATGGAGGATTTCCGGGTCGCGCTTGCTCGTCTGCCCGACGATCAGCGTGAAGCCTTGATTTTGATCGGCGCCTCGGGATTTTCGTATGAGGAGGTCGCGGAAATCTGCCAATGCGCCGTCGGCACGGTCAAGAGCCGCGTCAATCGTGCCCGCCGCCGCCTTATGACCATGCTCGGGATCGAGGATGAAGAGGACTTCGGCCCCGATCATGCGACACGCGCCGTCATCGCAGCAGGACCCGACGTGTCGGCGCGCGCCCGCTAGGCGACGAGCGCCGATATGACGACGCGCCCGCATCGCCTCGGCTTCCTGCTCGCGATCCTGCTCATTCTCGCCAATATCCCGATCACCGTTCTCGCGGTCGCTTCCGGCCTCGCGGTTCACGGCGAGCGGGTCGAAGAGGCGAAGCGCACGATCGAGCAGGCCGCCGCGCTTGCAGCCGCCCGGCAGGCGCTGCTTGCCGCGCGCGTGCGGGGCATGGCGGACACGCTGGCTCTTGCGCCGGGCGATCTCAACGCAGGCGATGCCGGCCTCTGCGCCCGATTGATGGAGGAATTGGCGAACCGCAGCACCGCGGTCCAGCGCATCGAAGTTGCGGGCGCCACCGGCCCGGTCTGCGCCGAGGGGAGCGAGCCGGCGACCGGTGCTGGCGCGGGCGACGGTGCCTTCTCGGTCGAGGCGCCGGTGAGCGGCGGCGGTCGCCTCACGCTCACCATCAGCGCGGCGGAAGAACGCCGCGTCACCGACGGGCTCGATCCGCCCGCCGGCGTCGTCATCGCGATTCTCGATCGATCGGGGCATCTCGTCGGCACCACCACCGCCAACCCAGCGCTTGCCGATGTGCCGGGTCTCATCGCCGCCATCGAGAAGACCCGCTCGAGCCGCCTCGAACTGCGTCTGCCTGACGGCGGGTGGATGTTCGCGGCGGTGAGCCCGGTCGCCGATACGTCGCTCAGCGTCGTCGCCCTGTCGCCGCTGATCGATATCCAAACCGCCGCGTGGCGGGACTTCGCGCTCGCCGTCGGTCTGCCGCTCGGCTTCCTCCTGATCGCCGTGACGGTCGCTTGGTATGGCATCGACCGGCTCGTGGTGCGTTGGGTGTCGCGGCTCGGGAGGGTCGCGGCACTCTACGGCGCCGGCCGGCTTTCCGTCCGGGTGGGGTCGCTCGATGGCGCGCCGCGCGAGATGAACGCCCTCGGCTCGACGTTCGACGAGATGGCGGACCGCATCGAGCGCCGCTCACAGGAGCTCGAGATGGCGGTGCGAGCCAAGACGGATCTCCTCCGCGAACTCCACCACCGGGTGAAGAACAATTTTCAGCTCGTCGCGAGCCTCCTCAGCCTCGAGGCGCGTGACGCCGACGCGGTTCTGCAAGCGGCCCTCGGCGCGCAGCAGGATCGCGTGCATGCGCTCGCCATCGCGCATCGCGTCGCCTATGCGACGGGGGAAGTCGGCGGCGTTCCCGTCGATCTCCTCGTCCAGGAGGTCCTTCGGGCGCTGCGTCAGAGCGCGGGACTGCCGAACGATCTCCTCGATCTGACGGTCACCGGCGCCGCGCCATGGATGCTCGACCTCGATACCGCGATCCCGTTCGCGCTGCTTCTCACCGAGCTTCTCCGCGCCGCGCTCAGGGTCGCTGCCGACGAGCGGTCGCAAGTCGTGGTGGAACTCATCTTCGAGGAACAGGGGGACGTTATCCTCAAGGCGCGAGGCCCCGGTGCTGAATCGCCGAAGGAACTCGGAGCCCGTCTCATCGAGGCGTTTCGCCGACAGCTCAAGGCCGAGGTTGAGGCGGATTTCGCCGCGAGCCGTTTCGAGATCCGCATCCAAATGTCGTCCACGAGGGCTGCCAAAGCGATCTGACACGCGACCCGGGGTCGTGCCCGCTCCTCTCTCTGGTCCATGCGAAAAGGCCTCCAGCGCTACCGCCGGAGGCCTTTCGTGTGCTTCGCCGATCCCTTGCCGCTTAGAGCACCGGTGGCCGGCGTCCTGCGACGAGGCCGTAGACCAGCGAGATGACGAAAAGAACCAACGCGACCGCGAAGATAATCTTGGCGATACCGATGGCGGTCCCGGCAATGCCCCCGAAGCCGAGCACTGCGGCAATCAGGGCAATGACGAGAAAGGTGATGGCCCAGCCCATCATGACGTAACCTCCTGCGAGCGTCGCGACAGACGCGACCTGACGCGTCGATAACGTCCCCGGTACGGGAAAGTTCAGGCTGCCCCGTGTTCCCTTCGTGCCGACGCTTTGAGCGGGGGTCGCTCAGCGTCCGCCGCGGATCGGAACGACCTGGGGGCGCAACGGGGCGGCGACCGTTGCCTTGTCCCGCAGATAGGCCGCCACGGCGTCGATCTCCATGGGCTTCGCATAGAGAAAGCCCTGGAAGGTGTCGCAGCCGGCCGTGCGCAGGAACTCGGCCTGGGCCGTCGTCTCGACGCCCTCCGCGATCACCGTCTTCGTCATCGCGCGGCCGAGGCCGATCACGGCGCGCGTCAGGGTCTCGGATTCGAGGCTGACCCCGATGCCTTGTACAAAGGACTTGTCGATCTTGAGGACCGAAATCGGGAACTGCCAGAGATAGGAGAGCGATGAGAAGCCGGTGCCGAAATCGTCGAGGGCGAATCGGCAGCCGATATCCGCGAGCCGGCGCATGTTGCCCAGCACCACGGGAGACGAACGCAGGAGGGCACCTTCGGTGATCTCGAAGCCGATGCACCGTGGGTCGAGCCCGTGGCCGGCGAGGATCGCCTCGACCTCGCTCGCAAAATCGACGTGCTCGAGATCGCTGGTCGAGAGGTTGACGGCGACCGTGTAAGCCCGCGCGCCGGTGGCCGCGAACGCCTCGAGCGCCGAGACGGCGCGGGCGATGACGACGCGCGTGATGTCGCGGATGATGCCGGTGCGCTCGGCCGCCGGGATGAACTGCGTGGGCAGGATGACGCTGCCGTCCCGCCGCCGCCACCGTGCCAGGGCCTCGAAGCCCTCGACCTCGCCGTTCGCCGCCGCCACCTGCGGCTGGAACAGGACGAAGACCGAGTCCGCGGCCGGGGTGCTGCGGAGCGCGGTCTCGACCGCCAGCCGCTCGCGGGCCTCGTTCTCGAGCACCTCGTTGAAGAACGCCATCCGGTTGCGGCCCTGGCGCTTGGCCTCGAACAGGGCGAGGTCCGCCTCGCGGATGAGGTCGTCGGCACCCGAATGACGCCGGCTCACCGCAAGCCCGGCGCTCATGGTGATGAGATAGCGCTCCGAGCGGTTCTCGATCGGCTCGCTCACCCCGGAGAGGATGCGCTCGGCCATGCGGCCGAGTTCGCTCGGCGCGGTCAGGTTCGGGCAGAAGATCGCAAATTCGTCTCCGCCGAGGCGCGCCACGACGTCGCCGTCGTCGCGCACCGTTCGGCGGATGCGGTCGGCGACGGCCATGAGGAGGGAGTCGCCGGCCTCATGGCCGAGGGTGTCGTTGATGTCCTTGAACTGATCGATGTCGGCGATGATGAGCCCGGACAGCCGATCGCGCCGGTTCGCCGAGGCGATCGCTTGACTGATGGTGCGGAAGATCGCCCGGCGGTTGGGCAGGCCGGTCACCATGTCGTGCATGGCGTCGTGACGGAGCTGCTCTTCCGCGCGCTTATGGGCGGTGATGTCGGCATGGGAGCCGGCCATCCGATAGCCGATGCCGGCCGCGTCCCGCACCGCGACGGCGCGCACCAGGACCCAGATGTAGCTGCCGTCGGCCCGGCGCAGCCGGTGTTCCACTTCGAGATGGCTGGTCTTGCCGGCGACGTGGGCGGAGATCCGCGCCAGCACGTCCTCGCGCTCATCGGGATGGATGCGGTCGATCCAGCTCGCCGGGCGATCCCCGATGTCTTGCTCCCGGCCGCCGACGAGCGCCTTCCAGCGGGGGGAATAATAGACCCGGTTGGCGCGCAGGTCCCAATCCCAGAGGGCATCGTTGGCGCCGCGGGCGGCGAGCGCATAGCGCTCTTCGCTCTCGATGAGCGCTTCTTCAGACGTCCGCCGTTTCCGCTCGCTGGCGAGGAAGGTGTTGAACCAGCGCGTCAAATCCGCGACCTCGCCGTCCCCCGTCGCTCGCAGCGGAAGGATGTCCTCACGGAATCCCCCGCTCTGGAACTGCCGGAAGCGCGCGGTGATTGCCCGCAAGGGGCGCACGATGTTGGCGAGGGCGACGTAGCTCGCGATGCATAGCAGGGCGATGCAGAGGCCGATCAGCACAAGCGTCATCAGGCCGATCGGCCGGGTCAGGGCGGCGATGGCGTCGGCCGGGGTGACGCTGAGGAGGCTCCAACCGGTCACGGCCGAAACGGCCCGATCGAGCAACACGGGTTCGTCGCCGAGATCGAGCTGCTGGGGCCACGCCGTGGCGCCGAGCGTTGCCGCGATCGCCTTCGGGACGGGCTTACCCAGGCGATCACGATCGGGGTCGAAGACGAGGTTGCCGTCGGCGTCCGCGATCAGCAGATAGGCGTCGTTCGGCAGCGTGCTGGCGACAAGGTGATCGTAGAGGAAAGCGACGGAATAGTTGACGATTGCGACGCCGGAGATGTCCCGCGCCACATTCCGGCGATCGATCGCCTGGATCGCACGGCCCGCGCTGATGGCGCGCAGATCGTCCTGCCGGCCGAGGGGAGGCGTGCCAATGCCGAACCAGACCACGTCGGTGCCGGTGCCGCTGAAGCGCTCGAACAGCGCCTTGCGCCGCTCCGGCGACAGGGGCGGCGCGGCCACGGTTTCGCCGATGTGGTAATAGCTTCCGTTCGCGCCGATGACGTCGATCGAGGCGATGCCCCGCAGGTAGAGATAGGCGTTCAGGATCGCACCGATCTGCTCCTGGGTCGCGAGCCGGGTGAAATCGTCCGAAACCACCTTCGGATCGGTCAGGCTGGGGCGCAATTCGTCGAGGCTCGCGATCGTGTTGAGCAGGTTCTCGACCTGCTCGAACTGCAGGTCGAGATAGTCCCGCTCATTGGACAGGATTGTCTCGGAGAACTGCGCCGTGAGCGAAAGGATGACCTTGCGCGACGCGTTGTAGGAGGTCGCGCCGAGGATGAAGAGCGGAATGAAGGTGAGGCAGAAGACGAACAGAACGAAGCGGCTGGCGATTGTACCCAGGAATGGCGGCCGCAGTCTCGCCGGCGCATCCGCGAGGGTGGGAAGGGTCTCTTGCACCTGCCGTTCGCTCATGGTGCGGTGACCTGTGGTGCCGTGGCCGGCGTCGTCGGCACGTCGGCGTTGGCGCTGTCGATCACTGTCGCATCGAGCTGCGTTGCCGGCTCGACCGGCGCGCCCTTGAGCAACGTCATCGCAGCCTTGACGCCGAGATAGCCTTGCTGCCGCGCATTCTGATCTGCGGAGGCGACGAGCGCGCCGGACGCGATCGCCCGCCGCGCCTCTGGAAGCGCGTCGAAACCGGCGACCAGAACCCCGCTGGTCTTGCTGTCGGCAAGGTACCGGACCACCCCGAGTGCCATCATATCATTGGCGCAGAAGATCAACTTCACATGCGGGTGTTCTCTGAGAATGGTGCGCGCGGCGGCGTAGCCTTCCTCGATCCGCCAGTTCCCGCTCTGGACCGCGACGACGCGGATATTGGGCGCCTCGCCGAACGCCTTGAGGGCCCCCGCCTTGCGCTCGGCCGAGTTGTTCGCGTCGGGAATGCCCTCGATCACCGCCGCTTCGACCGCGCCGGTTGTGCGGGCGGGGAGGGCGGCGATCAGGCGGCGTGTGACGGCGTAAGCGGCCCGCTCGTTGTCGATGCTGACGAACGGCGGAGCCTTGAAGTCGAGCGTCTTCGCAAAGGCGGGATCGAGCCGGTTGTCCACGTTGACGACGACGATGCCGGCGTCCTGCGCCGTTTTCAGCGGAGGGATCAGGCGGACGGAATCCCCGGGCGCCACCACGATCGCGGCGACCTTGTCGTGAACGAGGGCGTCGATGATGCCGATCTGCTGATCGATGGACGTTTCTTTGGAAGCCGCCTTGACGAGGATGTTCGCTCCCTCTTCCGCGGCGGCTTGCCGGGCGCCCCGTTCCATCTCGGCGAAGAACGGGTTCGTCAGCGTCTTCATCACGAGCGCGACCTGCGGCTTCGCCGTCGGTGCCGCAGCATGGGCGGCCTGTTCCGGCTTGCGCTCCTCTTTGCAGCCTGCCAACGCCCCAAGGATGCACACGAGTGCAATTCCGGCCGTTTTCAACGCAAGCCGCCCGCTCGGTTTCATCAGTCTGCGCCCCATCCCGAATGACACGCTAGCGTTTTGGTCGCGGCCGGAAAAGGGTGGACGCGTCGCGTTCTACACGCACGCCTCGAAGTTGTGCCTTAATGGCCACGCTCGGCCCGTTGATGTTCGGGCGCGATGGGGCCGGGTGGGCTCTCGCTCACTCGGGCAGGGGGATGAACTCGTTCTCGCCCGGCACCGCGGCGAAGCGGCCGGCCTTCCAATCCGCCTTCGCTGCCTCGATGCGGTCCTTCGACGACGCGACGAAATTCCACCAGATGTGGCGCGGGCCGTCCATGGTGGCGCCCCCGACCACGACGAGGCGGGCCGCGGTCAAGGCCGTCAGGGTGATCGGATCGCCGGGCCGCAGGATGAGAAGCTGGCCGGCCTCGAAGCGGTCGCCGGCGATCTCGATGACACCGCTC includes:
- a CDS encoding bifunctional diguanylate cyclase/phosphodiesterase, yielding MSERQVQETLPTLADAPARLRPPFLGTIASRFVLFVFCLTFIPLFILGATSYNASRKVILSLTAQFSETILSNERDYLDLQFEQVENLLNTIASLDELRPSLTDPKVVSDDFTRLATQEQIGAILNAYLYLRGIASIDVIGANGSYYHIGETVAAPPLSPERRKALFERFSGTGTDVVWFGIGTPPLGRQDDLRAISAGRAIQAIDRRNVARDISGVAIVNYSVAFLYDHLVASTLPNDAYLLIADADGNLVFDPDRDRLGKPVPKAIAATLGATAWPQQLDLGDEPVLLDRAVSAVTGWSLLSVTPADAIAALTRPIGLMTLVLIGLCIALLCIASYVALANIVRPLRAITARFRQFQSGGFREDILPLRATGDGEVADLTRWFNTFLASERKRRTSEEALIESEERYALAARGANDALWDWDLRANRVYYSPRWKALVGGREQDIGDRPASWIDRIHPDEREDVLARISAHVAGKTSHLEVEHRLRRADGSYIWVLVRAVAVRDAAGIGYRMAGSHADITAHKRAEEQLRHDAMHDMVTGLPNRRAIFRTISQAIASANRRDRLSGLIIADIDQFKDINDTLGHEAGDSLLMAVADRIRRTVRDDGDVVARLGGDEFAIFCPNLTAPSELGRMAERILSGVSEPIENRSERYLITMSAGLAVSRRHSGADDLIREADLALFEAKRQGRNRMAFFNEVLENEARERLAVETALRSTPAADSVFVLFQPQVAAANGEVEGFEALARWRRRDGSVILPTQFIPAAERTGIIRDITRVVIARAVSALEAFAATGARAYTVAVNLSTSDLEHVDFASEVEAILAGHGLDPRCIGFEITEGALLRSSPVVLGNMRRLADIGCRFALDDFGTGFSSLSYLWQFPISVLKIDKSFVQGIGVSLESETLTRAVIGLGRAMTKTVIAEGVETTAQAEFLRTAGCDTFQGFLYAKPMEIDAVAAYLRDKATVAAPLRPQVVPIRGGR
- a CDS encoding DUF1328 domain-containing protein → MMGWAITFLVIALIAAVLGFGGIAGTAIGIAKIIFAVALVLFVISLVYGLVAGRRPPVL
- a CDS encoding sensor histidine kinase — translated: MTTRPHRLGFLLAILLILANIPITVLAVASGLAVHGERVEEAKRTIEQAAALAAARQALLAARVRGMADTLALAPGDLNAGDAGLCARLMEELANRSTAVQRIEVAGATGPVCAEGSEPATGAGAGDGAFSVEAPVSGGGRLTLTISAAEERRVTDGLDPPAGVVIAILDRSGHLVGTTTANPALADVPGLIAAIEKTRSSRLELRLPDGGWMFAAVSPVADTSLSVVALSPLIDIQTAAWRDFALAVGLPLGFLLIAVTVAWYGIDRLVVRWVSRLGRVAALYGAGRLSVRVGSLDGAPREMNALGSTFDEMADRIERRSQELEMAVRAKTDLLRELHHRVKNNFQLVASLLSLEARDADAVLQAALGAQQDRVHALAIAHRVAYATGEVGGVPVDLLVQEVLRALRQSAGLPNDLLDLTVTGAAPWMLDLDTAIPFALLLTELLRAALRVAADERSQVVVELIFEEQGDVILKARGPGAESPKELGARLIEAFRRQLKAEVEADFAASRFEIRIQMSSTRAAKAI
- a CDS encoding sigma-70 family RNA polymerase sigma factor; this translates as MTGDAQAKAHGDASVRHELIAAIPNLRAFAVSLCGQSTLADDLVQETLVKAWANLASFTVGTNLKAWLFTILRNVYYSELRKRRREVEDADGDYAARLSTHGAQNGHMDMEDFRVALARLPDDQREALILIGASGFSYEEVAEICQCAVGTVKSRVNRARRRLMTMLGIEDEEDFGPDHATRAVIAAGPDVSARAR
- a CDS encoding NepR family anti-sigma factor is translated as MADAVGRIGWDELGREDVGRQWTEDRARQTGEAHAQSEERGRGQRNLQRMSDMEMSGRSDGGTPAGAGKPAGGSPPGREAAAFGSDLQSSIGRQLRSMYNDLLQEPVPDRFLQLLADLDGKEAETEAGDAATGGEPATDGLSIKEGDR
- a CDS encoding substrate-binding domain-containing protein, whose translation is MCILGALAGCKEERKPEQAAHAAAPTAKPQVALVMKTLTNPFFAEMERGARQAAAEEGANILVKAASKETSIDQQIGIIDALVHDKVAAIVVAPGDSVRLIPPLKTAQDAGIVVVNVDNRLDPAFAKTLDFKAPPFVSIDNERAAYAVTRRLIAALPARTTGAVEAAVIEGIPDANNSAERKAGALKAFGEAPNIRVVAVQSGNWRIEEGYAAARTILREHPHVKLIFCANDMMALGVVRYLADSKTSGVLVAGFDALPEARRAIASGALVASADQNARQQGYLGVKAAMTLLKGAPVEPATQLDATVIDSANADVPTTPATAPQVTAP
- a CDS encoding response regulator, whose amino-acid sequence is MSISHAIAPHLPYLRRFARALAGNQKSGDAYVVAALEALVADPASFDQTLAPKAALYRHFIAVWTALRAHNERTDDDVPDGELSLAAMTPPSRQAFLLTTVEGFDVEDVAVILGKDAGEVRTLLARAGEEIISQVATEVLIIEDEPIIAMDLEALVESLGHRVVGVARTHSEALDIVKGQRPGLVLADIQLADGSSGLDAVNDILGDFDVPVIFVTAYPERLLTGDRPEPAFLITKPFQTDTLKAVISQALFFRAKAHRGSSRVAASV